From a single Miscanthus floridulus cultivar M001 chromosome 8, ASM1932011v1, whole genome shotgun sequence genomic region:
- the LOC136473264 gene encoding uncharacterized protein At2g39795, mitochondrial-like, translating to MALARPLLRLRPHLGTLPLPSRSSSHLFGTRTYISDMRRSAFVDRLLRSVRSEISSLNNFAPPPSPPPPTPFTVEDRPGEQWARLRSVFPAAEGEEEEVRVDATLVDGALPPSRSGADTGGPPRLHISVKVEVSKAARPGMALTFECSAWPDEMEVRRVFLVRRGGPAPLQQYVGRQFSELDEEMQSAVQDYLEQIGVNDDLAAFLDAYMENKEHTELIRWLKNVECHIKK from the exons ATGGCGCTGGCACGGCCGCTGCTCCGCCTTCGTCCCCACCTCGGTACGCTCCCGCTCCCATCCCGCAGCTCCTCGCACCTCTTCGGGACTCGCACCTACATCTCTGACATGCGCCGCTCCGCCTTCGTCGACCGCCTCCTCCGCTCTGTACGCTCCGAGATCTCCTCTCTCAATAACTTCGCCCCACCACCGTCACCCCCACCCCCTACTCCATTCACCGTCGAGGACCGCCCTGGCGAGCAGTGGGCCCGCCTGCGCAGCGTGTTCCCTGCGGCCgagggggaggaagaagaggtcAGGGTGGACGCCACGTTAGTCGACGGCGCGCTCCCTCCCTCCCGCTCGGGCGCGGACACGGGCGGCCCGCCCAGGCTGCACATCAGCGTCAAGGTCGAGGTCTCCAAGGCCGCGCGGCCTGGAATGGCGCTCACCTTCGAGTGCTCCGCGTGGCCCGACGAGATGGAGGTGCGGAGGGTCTTTCTCGTCCGCCGTGGCGGGCCTGCGCCATTGCAGCAGTACGTCGGCCGCCAATTCAG TGAGTTAGATGAGGAAATGCAAAGCGCGGTGCAAGATTATCTGGAGCAAATTGGAGTGAATGATGACCTTGCTGCATTTCTGGATGCGTACATGGAAAACAAGGAGCATACTGAACTTATCAGATGGCTGAAAAACGTTGAGTGCCATATCAAAAAATGA
- the LOC136469728 gene encoding uncharacterized protein, with protein MESRTSTESQRTPGVGQADEPSRWRHDRALQVPGPAGARPTTAVEGGGRGMPGAPCGEASSVDADGTSSEARAWRGRRDRRGDRGGGSVARARARWSCAASGRGAGAVVASGRGAARTRGSYGRGGGTARAAGRGRGRGCAGAGRLRAWWCGACTGSGGR; from the coding sequence ATGGAGTCacggacgtcgacggagtcgcagcggacgccgggcgtgggtcaggccgacgaGCCGAGCCGGTGGAGGCACGACCGGGCGCTGCAGGTGCCGGGGCCGGCGGGGGCACGACCGACaacggcggtggagggcggcgggcgcgggatgcCCGGCGCTCCGTGCGGTGAGGCCAGCTCGGTGGACGCGGATGGCACGTCGAGCGAGGCGAGGGCGTGGCGCGGGCGCAGGGACCGGCGAGGGGACCGGGGCGGTGGCAgcgtggcgcgggcgcgggcgcggtggtCCTGCGCGGCCTCGGGGCGTGGGGCGGGCGCGGTCGTGGCGTCCGGGCGCGGGGCGGCGCGGACGCGGGGCAGCTACGGGCGTGGTGGCGGCACGGCGCGGGCGGCCGGGCGCGGGCGAGGGCGAGGCTGCGCGGGCGCGGGGCGGCTACGGGCATGGTGGTGTGGCGCGTGCACGGGCTCGGGCGGCCGGTGA